TAAAGGATTATTAGAAAGATATTTTGGAAAATAAGATAAGTTAAAAGCAGGTACCTAAATGGGGTACCTGCTTTTTAATATCATTAATAACCGCCACCAAAACCACCAAAGCTACAGTTACAGAACAATATTACTAGTAATAAGAAGAAGAATAGTAAACTACTATTGTCACCAAGTATACCACCAATGTGTTCATATTGTTTATCAGCCATCTAATTATGCCCCCTTTATAATTATGGATTTACTAAATTTATTCCTTTGTTTGTGCCATAATACAAAGTATTCAGGTTAGAAGACATGTGTTACTAAATAATGGTTTTTCTTACTTTACACATGACAAAACTACTCCTAATAAGAATAATATATCTGAAGCAGACACTAAGATGTGTCTGCTTTTTTTAAGTAGAATTTAATATAATTGTTATATTTCCGTAATTGTAAGTAAATTTCATGTTGTGTATAATTGTAATTGTTTTCGAAAACAGGAAAAGAGGGATAATGATGAAAAGTTTTATGTTATTTTATTTAATTAGTATGTTTACAGGAAACCCTTTAATGGCATTAATTGGAGTTATTATAATCTATGCCTTAGCAGATAAATTTTATTTTGGATTTTTACCTGATTTTACAAAGTCCTTTAGAAGAAATAGAAGAATAAAAAAGAACTTAAAGGCCTTGGAATTAAATCCTCAAAATGCACAAGCGGCTCTGTCTTTAGGATTGTTGTATGTTGAAAAGAAAAGATATAAAGAGGCAATCCAGTATTTAAATCACCCTAAATTAAAGGATAATGAAACGGCTAATTATCTGTATAATATGGGCATAAGTTTAATGGAAATAGGAGAAATCGGTGAGGGGAAAGAGTGTATTATTAAATCACTAGATTTAAATCCAAGTGTAGGATATGGATTACCATATATTTATTTACTAAATAGCGAAATGAAAAGTAAATCATCCAATTTAGATAAAATAAGGGATTTAGAAGAAAAGATAGAGAGATTTTCTAATACAGAAAACCTATATAAAATGGGTATGATTTATAAGAACCTAGGGAATAAGGATAAAGCAAAGAGATTATTTTCAAAGGCTATAACTGAATATTCCTATTGTCCAAAGGGAATAAGGAGAATTCATAGAAAGTGGGCTATTTTATCCAGAATAAGAAAGATCAAATAATAAGGGCAGTATAAGTAGCTGTGTTATCATACACAAAATAAGATACATATATGCCTTTTAATGTTAAAAGACCAGAAGCATTTCTGGTCTTTTTAATTTCCTTAGTAACCGCCAAAGCCTCCAAAGATTCCACAGTTACAGAATAAGATAACAAGTAATAAGAAGAAAAATAATAAACTACTATCAGCTCCACCATATCCTATATTGTCACACATTTAATTCCACCTCCTTTATAATTATGTATTTATTAAACCTAATCCTGTACTTGTCTTATAGTACAAAATATTCAGTTGAGAGGACATGTGTTACTAAATAATGCTTTTTTATGCCTAAGTTAATGATGTTAAAAAGAATTGGGGAAGCTCCCAATCCTCTTTAACATCATTAACAACCACCACCGTAGCCACCAAAGCCACCAAAGTAACAGTTGCAGAATATTATTACTAGTAATAAAAAGAAGAATAGTAAACTATTATCGCAACCATATCCTCCATAGTCTCTATCACACATTTAGTTACACCTCCTTAGAAAATATGTAGTTATTAAATTTAATCCTATATTTGTGTTATAATACAAATTATTCATGTTAAAGGACATGTGTTACTTAATAATGAATTTTTTTTGCCT
This window of the Anaeromicrobium sediminis genome carries:
- a CDS encoding tetratricopeptide repeat protein; protein product: MKSFMLFYLISMFTGNPLMALIGVIIIYALADKFYFGFLPDFTKSFRRNRRIKKNLKALELNPQNAQAALSLGLLYVEKKRYKEAIQYLNHPKLKDNETANYLYNMGISLMEIGEIGEGKECIIKSLDLNPSVGYGLPYIYLLNSEMKSKSSNLDKIRDLEEKIERFSNTENLYKMGMIYKNLGNKDKAKRLFSKAITEYSYCPKGIRRIHRKWAILSRIRKIK